Proteins from a genomic interval of Desulfovibrio piger:
- a CDS encoding branched-chain amino acid ABC transporter permease — protein MNRTIVIVALAAALLVLPLFTNPYWTDVCVSIGLYALLALSLNVILGQAGIFHMGHAAFFAVGAYSTAILNTMYHWPIFLTMPVAGCAAALFALVVARPIIHLRGDYLLIVTIGIVEIVRIALINDVGGLTGGSNGIFGISRPVFFGFRIFKPLHFYYLVWGMVGVSLLLFYGLWRSRIGRALNCIKEDDVAAEGCGINVTHYKLMAFVLGAFWAGMAGTLYAAKMTTIAPESFNFMESVIIFAVVILSGGSQLGVLVSAFLFIGLPELLREFSGARMLIFGLAMMLMMIWRPQGLMPPKSRRYGVAALLEAIKVRACAAADGNAVRLADDARTAEKEGGRA, from the coding sequence ATGAACCGCACCATCGTCATCGTCGCGCTGGCGGCGGCCCTGCTGGTCCTGCCGCTGTTCACCAATCCCTACTGGACGGACGTGTGCGTCAGCATCGGCCTGTATGCCCTGCTGGCCCTTTCGCTCAACGTCATCCTGGGACAGGCCGGCATCTTCCACATGGGGCATGCCGCCTTCTTCGCCGTAGGGGCCTACAGCACGGCCATCCTGAACACCATGTACCACTGGCCCATCTTCCTGACCATGCCGGTGGCAGGCTGTGCGGCGGCCCTGTTCGCCCTGGTGGTGGCGCGGCCCATCATCCACCTGCGCGGTGACTATCTGCTCATCGTGACCATCGGTATCGTGGAGATCGTGCGCATCGCGCTCATCAACGACGTGGGCGGTCTGACCGGCGGTTCCAACGGCATCTTCGGCATCAGCCGTCCCGTGTTCTTCGGTTTCCGCATCTTCAAGCCCCTGCATTTCTATTATCTGGTCTGGGGCATGGTGGGCGTCAGCCTGCTGCTGTTCTACGGCCTGTGGCGTTCGCGCATCGGCCGCGCCCTCAACTGCATCAAGGAAGATGACGTGGCCGCCGAAGGCTGCGGCATCAACGTGACCCACTACAAGCTCATGGCCTTCGTGCTGGGCGCGTTCTGGGCCGGTATGGCCGGCACCCTCTATGCCGCCAAGATGACCACCATCGCGCCGGAATCCTTCAACTTCATGGAATCCGTCATCATCTTCGCCGTGGTCATCCTCTCGGGCGGCAGCCAGCTGGGCGTGCTGGTGAGCGCCTTCCTGTTCATCGGCCTGCCCGAGCTGCTGCGCGAGTTCTCCGGTGCGCGCATGCTCATTTTCGGCCTGGCCATGATGCTGATGATGATCTGGCGTCCCCAGGGCCTCATGCCGCCCAAGAGCCGCCGTTACGGCGTGGCGGCGCTGCTGGAGGCCATCAAGGTCCGTGCCTGTGCCGCCGCTGACGGCAACGCGGTCCGCCTGGCGGACGATGCCCGCACTGCCGAGAAGGAAGGAGGCCGCGCATGA
- a CDS encoding ABC transporter ATP-binding protein, producing MSLLQLHEISKIFGGLIAINELSFSVEQGSVVGLIGPNGAGKTTVFNCITGNYKPEHGRITFGGQDITGKRPHNIVEMGIARTFQSIRLFGKLPALENVLAGRHCRLKSGFLSSMLHTPWQRREEKAAVERCMEELEFVGLADHYAEAANSLSYGNQRLLEIARALASDPRLLILDEPAGGMNDQETVALVDTIAAIRDRGITVLLIEHDMRLVMQICEHLVVLENGTLIAQGTPDHVRNHPAVIEAYLGSDDSETW from the coding sequence ATGAGCCTGCTGCAACTGCATGAGATCAGCAAGATCTTCGGTGGCCTGATCGCCATCAACGAGCTGTCCTTCTCGGTGGAGCAGGGCAGCGTGGTGGGCCTCATCGGTCCCAACGGGGCGGGCAAGACCACGGTCTTCAACTGCATCACGGGCAACTACAAGCCCGAACACGGCCGCATCACCTTCGGCGGCCAGGACATCACCGGCAAGCGCCCGCACAATATCGTGGAGATGGGCATTGCCCGTACCTTCCAGAGCATCCGTCTGTTCGGCAAGCTGCCCGCGCTGGAGAACGTGCTGGCGGGCCGTCACTGCCGCCTGAAATCCGGCTTTTTGTCCTCCATGCTGCACACGCCCTGGCAGCGCCGCGAGGAAAAGGCCGCTGTGGAACGCTGCATGGAAGAGCTGGAGTTCGTGGGCCTGGCCGATCATTACGCCGAGGCCGCCAACAGTCTTTCCTACGGCAACCAGCGCCTGCTGGAGATCGCCCGCGCCCTGGCCTCCGACCCCCGGCTGCTGATCCTGGACGAGCCCGCGGGCGGCATGAACGACCAGGAGACCGTGGCCCTGGTGGATACCATCGCGGCCATCCGTGACCGTGGCATCACCGTGCTGCTCATCGAGCACGACATGCGCCTGGTCATGCAGATCTGTGAACACCTTGTGGTGCTGGAAAACGGCACCCTCATCGCCCAGGGCACGCCCGACCATGTCCGCAACCATCCTGCGGTCATCGAGGCCTATCTGGGTTCCGACGATTCCGAGACGTGGTAA
- a CDS encoding ABC transporter ATP-binding protein, whose translation MALLTLSNIHVRYGSVEVLHGIDLHVDEGEIVTILGANGAGKSTTLLSISGLVRPCEGEIIFDGKPLLKYPSHEVVNLGIAQSPEGRRVFGTMSVLENLRLGAFCIRDKERSERTLEWIFELFPRLFEREQQLAGTLSGGEQQMLAIGRALMAEPRLLLLDEPSLGLAPLLVRSIFETVRAINQKGVTVLLVEQNARAALKLASRGYVLEVGNVAMENTAANLLADASVREAYLGG comes from the coding sequence ATGGCACTGCTGACGCTATCCAACATACATGTCCGTTACGGCAGCGTGGAAGTGCTGCACGGTATCGACCTGCACGTGGACGAAGGGGAGATCGTGACCATCCTGGGCGCCAACGGCGCGGGCAAGAGCACGACCTTGCTGTCCATCAGCGGTCTGGTGCGGCCCTGCGAAGGGGAGATCATCTTTGACGGCAAGCCCCTGCTCAAATACCCCAGCCACGAAGTGGTGAACCTGGGCATCGCCCAGTCGCCCGAAGGCCGCCGGGTCTTCGGCACCATGAGCGTGCTGGAGAACCTGCGCCTGGGGGCCTTCTGCATCCGCGACAAGGAGCGCAGCGAGCGGACCCTGGAGTGGATCTTCGAACTGTTCCCGCGCCTGTTCGAGCGCGAGCAGCAGCTGGCGGGCACGCTTTCGGGCGGCGAGCAGCAGATGCTGGCCATCGGGCGTGCCCTCATGGCCGAGCCGCGTCTGCTTCTGCTGGACGAACCCTCGCTGGGTCTGGCGCCGCTTTTGGTGCGTTCCATCTTCGAGACCGTGCGCGCCATCAACCAGAAGGGCGTCACCGTGCTCCTGGTGGAGCAGAATGCCCGTGCGGCCCTCAAGCTGGCCTCGCGCGGTTATGTGCTGGAAGTGGGCAACGTGGCCATGGAGAACACGGCCGCCAACCTTCTGGCCGACGCCAGCGTGCGCGAAGCCTATCTGGGCGGCTAA
- a CDS encoding aldo/keto reductase — protein sequence MNTITRENQLARRRFLAGGLAAGAAALLSSSLHGMAHAAALSSPSATKNRQQPRSLPQRRLGSLQVSAIGLGCLPMVGYYGGTYAKKDMIALIRRAYDSGVTFFDTAEVYGPYTSEEWVGEALAPVRDKVIIATKFGFGVEEGRPTALNSRPDHIRRAVEGSLRRLRTDHIDLLYQHRVDPKVPMEDVAGTVKDLIREGKVLHFGLSEASAASIRRAHAVQPVSAVQSEYSLLWREPETKIFPTLRELGIGLVPYCPLGRGFLTGAIDENSRFTTGRLSTLPQFTPEALKHNMPLPHLIRSWAERKHCTMSQFAIAWLLAQAPWIAPIPGTTNPAHLDDFLGGAAVSLTPEELEEFEWEYGGITLMGHRADAFTESQIDK from the coding sequence ATGAATACGATCACGAGAGAAAACCAGCTTGCCCGCCGCCGCTTCCTTGCCGGTGGCCTGGCCGCCGGAGCGGCCGCCCTTCTGTCCTCCTCCCTGCACGGCATGGCCCATGCCGCGGCACTGTCCTCCCCATCCGCCACAAAAAACAGGCAGCAGCCCCGCTCCCTGCCGCAACGCCGTCTCGGCTCCTTGCAGGTCTCTGCCATCGGCCTCGGCTGTCTGCCCATGGTAGGCTACTATGGCGGCACCTATGCCAAAAAGGACATGATCGCCCTGATCCGGCGGGCATACGACAGCGGCGTGACCTTTTTCGATACGGCCGAGGTCTACGGCCCCTATACCAGTGAGGAATGGGTCGGCGAAGCCCTGGCCCCGGTGCGCGACAAGGTCATCATCGCCACCAAATTCGGCTTTGGTGTCGAAGAAGGCCGGCCCACGGCCCTCAACAGCCGTCCCGACCACATCCGGCGGGCCGTGGAAGGTTCCCTGCGGCGCCTGCGCACCGACCACATCGACCTGCTCTACCAGCATCGTGTGGACCCCAAGGTCCCCATGGAAGACGTGGCCGGAACGGTGAAAGACCTCATCCGGGAAGGCAAGGTCCTTCACTTCGGTCTGTCCGAGGCCAGCGCGGCCTCCATCCGGCGGGCCCATGCCGTCCAGCCCGTCAGCGCCGTGCAGAGCGAATACTCCCTTCTGTGGCGCGAACCGGAGACCAAGATCTTCCCCACCCTGCGGGAACTGGGCATCGGCCTTGTCCCTTACTGCCCTCTGGGACGGGGTTTCCTGACCGGCGCCATCGACGAGAACAGCCGCTTTACCACAGGGCGCCTGTCCACCCTGCCGCAGTTCACTCCGGAGGCCCTGAAGCACAACATGCCCCTGCCCCACCTGATCCGTAGCTGGGCCGAGCGCAAGCATTGCACCATGTCCCAGTTCGCCATCGCCTGGCTCCTGGCCCAGGCTCCCTGGATCGCTCCCATCCCCGGCACGACCAATCCGGCCCATCTCGACGACTTTCTCGGCGGTGCCGCCGTGAGCCTGACACCTGAGGAGCTGGAAGAATTCGAATGGGAATACGGCGGGATCACCCTCATGGGACATCGTGCGGACGCCTTTACGGAAAGCCAGATCGACAAGTAA
- a CDS encoding NAD(P)/FAD-dependent oxidoreductase yields MQANFHPRPVRKALSNAAPRKTDVLILGAGAAGLMCAREASAHGLDVALLERAPSPGRKLCISGGGKANFTNRRLAAHHYACADPSFCEPALDAFTPQDMERLVHGWGLPVEERAHGQLFLTVPAKRLLDALVQDCRRQGCALHCQTDVHDVVPLPDGAGFEVGTSQGLWRCRRLVLALGSPAWPQCGATGSGFRLAQALGHHLVEHAPALAPFRMAPGWLDDNLAGISLPVRIGLPQTGLSPSLAADPVWQDDLLFTHDGISGPASLKASLFWRPGQEVALDFLPGSDLAALLDGPGQGKQTPRGLLRRLLPQRLVDALLPPETAGRKIAELSRAARQQICARIHDFRTVPAGLAGLKKAEACRGGVDTRQVDPYSLQSTVRENLWIVGELLDVTGLLGGYNLHWAWASGMAAGRALALFAGK; encoded by the coding sequence ATGCAAGCAAACTTTCATCCTAGACCTGTCAGAAAGGCCCTGTCAAACGCCGCTCCCCGGAAAACGGACGTCCTCATCCTGGGGGCAGGCGCGGCGGGCCTCATGTGCGCCCGCGAAGCCTCGGCCCACGGCCTGGACGTGGCCCTGCTGGAACGTGCCCCCTCCCCCGGCCGCAAGCTGTGCATCAGCGGCGGCGGCAAGGCCAACTTCACCAACCGCCGTCTGGCGGCCCATCACTATGCCTGCGCCGATCCTTCCTTCTGCGAGCCCGCACTAGATGCCTTCACCCCGCAGGACATGGAGCGCCTGGTGCATGGCTGGGGCCTGCCCGTGGAAGAACGCGCCCACGGCCAGCTGTTCCTGACTGTCCCGGCCAAACGTTTGCTGGATGCCCTGGTGCAGGATTGCCGCCGTCAGGGCTGTGCCCTCCACTGCCAGACCGACGTACATGACGTGGTGCCCCTGCCCGATGGTGCGGGCTTCGAGGTCGGCACCTCGCAGGGCCTCTGGCGCTGCCGCCGCCTGGTGCTGGCCCTGGGCAGTCCCGCCTGGCCGCAATGCGGAGCCACGGGCAGCGGGTTCCGGCTGGCCCAGGCACTGGGGCACCACCTTGTGGAGCATGCTCCGGCGCTGGCCCCCTTCCGCATGGCCCCCGGCTGGCTGGACGACAATCTGGCGGGCATCAGCCTGCCGGTGCGCATCGGCCTGCCGCAGACCGGACTTTCCCCTTCGCTGGCCGCGGATCCCGTCTGGCAGGACGACCTGCTCTTCACCCACGACGGCATCAGCGGCCCGGCCAGCCTCAAGGCCTCCCTGTTCTGGCGGCCGGGACAGGAAGTTGCCCTGGACTTTTTGCCCGGCAGCGATCTGGCCGCCCTGCTGGACGGCCCCGGCCAGGGCAAGCAGACACCGCGCGGACTGCTGCGCCGCCTGCTGCCCCAGCGTCTGGTGGACGCCCTGCTGCCGCCGGAGACTGCGGGCCGAAAGATAGCCGAACTTTCCCGCGCCGCCCGGCAGCAGATCTGTGCCCGCATCCATGATTTCCGTACCGTCCCCGCCGGTCTCGCCGGGCTGAAAAAAGCCGAGGCCTGCCGCGGCGGTGTGGACACCCGGCAGGTGGATCCCTACAGCCTGCAAAGCACGGTGCGGGAAAACCTCTGGATCGTGGGCGAGCTGCTTGATGTCACCGGCCTGCTGGGCGGCTACAACCTGCACTGGGCCTGGGCCAGCGGCATGGCCGCCGGGCGGGCCCTGGCCCTGTTCGCGGGTAAGTAG